Proteins encoded in a region of the Cytobacillus pseudoceanisediminis genome:
- the icd gene encoding NADP-dependent isocitrate dehydrogenase — protein sequence MQGEKITVTNGVLNVPNNPIVPFIEGDGTGPDIWAAASRVLDASVEKAYNGERKLVWKEVLAGEKAFNQTGEWLPSETLDVINEYLIAIKGPLTTPIGGGIRSLNVALRQELDLFVCLRPVRWFEGVPSPVKRPQDTDMVIFRENTEDIYAGIEYAKGSDEVKKLISFLQDEMGVNKIRFPETSGIGIKPVSEEGTSRLVRAAIEYAIKEGRKSLTLVHKGNIMKFTEGAFKNWGYELAEREYGEKVFTWAQYDRIKDEQGVEAANKAQADAEAAGKIIVKDAIADIFLQQILTRPKEFDVVATMNLNGDYISDALAAQVGGIGIAPGANINYETGHAIFEATHGTAPKYAGLDKVNPSSVILSGVLMLEHLGWNEAANMIVKSMEKSIASKVVTYDFARLMDGATEVKCSEFADELIKNME from the coding sequence ATGCAAGGTGAAAAAATCACAGTTACTAATGGTGTATTAAATGTACCAAACAATCCAATCGTTCCTTTTATTGAAGGAGACGGAACAGGTCCTGATATTTGGGCAGCAGCTTCCCGTGTATTGGATGCATCAGTTGAAAAAGCCTATAATGGTGAGCGCAAGCTTGTCTGGAAAGAAGTATTAGCAGGAGAAAAAGCTTTCAATCAGACTGGTGAGTGGCTTCCTTCTGAAACACTTGATGTGATTAATGAATATCTAATTGCGATTAAAGGACCATTAACAACGCCAATCGGCGGCGGCATCCGTTCCCTGAATGTTGCGCTTCGCCAGGAGCTTGACCTATTTGTGTGCCTGCGTCCGGTTCGCTGGTTTGAAGGTGTTCCTTCTCCAGTTAAGCGCCCTCAGGATACTGACATGGTTATTTTCCGTGAAAATACTGAAGATATTTATGCTGGCATTGAGTATGCAAAAGGCTCTGATGAGGTTAAAAAGCTAATTTCATTCCTTCAGGATGAAATGGGCGTTAATAAGATCCGCTTCCCAGAAACTTCAGGCATCGGCATTAAGCCTGTTTCAGAAGAAGGAACTAGCCGTCTTGTACGCGCTGCCATCGAGTATGCAATTAAAGAAGGCCGCAAATCTCTAACACTTGTACATAAAGGCAATATCATGAAATTTACTGAGGGTGCCTTTAAAAACTGGGGTTATGAGCTTGCTGAAAGGGAGTACGGAGAAAAAGTATTCACTTGGGCTCAATATGACCGCATTAAAGATGAGCAGGGTGTTGAAGCAGCGAACAAAGCACAGGCAGATGCAGAAGCTGCTGGCAAAATTATCGTTAAAGATGCGATTGCTGATATTTTCCTTCAGCAGATCCTTACCCGTCCAAAAGAGTTTGATGTTGTTGCGACAATGAACTTGAACGGCGATTATATTTCTGACGCACTTGCTGCACAGGTTGGCGGCATTGGTATTGCTCCAGGAGCAAACATTAACTATGAAACTGGACATGCGATCTTCGAAGCAACTCATGGTACAGCTCCAAAGTATGCTGGCCTTGATAAGGTTAACCCTTCTTCTGTTATTCTTTCAGGTGTATTAATGCTTGAACACCTTGGATGGAACGAAGCTGCAAACATGATCGTTAAATCTATGGAAAAATCTATCGCTTCAAAAGTCGTAACATACGATTTTGCCCGTCTAATGGATGGAGCAACTGAAGTGAAATGCTCAGAGTTTGCAGACGAATTAATTAAAAATATGGAGTAA
- the mdh gene encoding malate dehydrogenase, with translation MSLKRKKISVIGGGFTGATTAFLLAQKELGDVVLVDIPQMENPTKGKALDMLEASPVQGFDANITGTSSYEDTKDSDIVVITAGIARKPGMSRDDLVQTNQKIMKSVAQEIVKHSPNSYIVVLTNPVDAMTYTVFKESGFPKNRVIGQSGVLDTARFRTFVAQELNLSVKDITGFVLGGHGDDMVPLVRYSYAGGIPLETLISKDRLDAIVERTRKGGGEIVNLLGNGSAYYAPAASLVEMCEAILKDQRRVLPSIAYLEGEYGYEGIYLGVPAILGANGIEKIIELELTSEEKAALDKSADSVRKVMEVLAY, from the coding sequence ATGTCATTGAAACGCAAAAAGATTTCTGTAATCGGTGGGGGATTTACTGGAGCGACAACCGCATTTTTGCTTGCCCAAAAGGAACTTGGAGACGTTGTGCTGGTCGATATTCCGCAAATGGAAAACCCGACAAAGGGTAAAGCTCTTGATATGCTTGAAGCAAGTCCTGTTCAAGGATTCGATGCGAACATCACGGGTACTTCCAGCTATGAAGATACAAAGGACTCTGACATTGTCGTTATTACAGCAGGCATAGCCAGGAAGCCAGGCATGAGCCGGGACGACCTTGTTCAAACGAACCAGAAGATTATGAAAAGCGTAGCTCAGGAGATTGTAAAACATTCCCCAAATAGCTATATTGTTGTCCTGACTAATCCAGTTGATGCGATGACCTATACAGTCTTCAAAGAATCAGGCTTCCCCAAAAACCGTGTAATTGGTCAATCGGGCGTTCTTGATACAGCCCGCTTCCGCACATTTGTGGCCCAGGAACTGAATTTGTCTGTTAAAGACATTACAGGATTCGTACTTGGCGGACACGGTGATGATATGGTTCCGCTAGTCCGCTATTCATATGCAGGCGGCATTCCTTTGGAAACATTAATTTCAAAAGATCGTCTTGATGCCATAGTTGAGCGCACGCGTAAAGGCGGCGGAGAAATCGTCAACTTATTAGGCAACGGAAGTGCATACTATGCTCCGGCTGCTTCCCTTGTGGAAATGTGTGAAGCTATCCTTAAAGATCAGCGACGTGTATTGCCTTCCATTGCTTACCTTGAAGGAGAATATGGCTACGAAGGAATCTATCTGGGTGTGCCTGCAATCCTTGGTGCAAACGGTATTGAAAAAATAATAGAACTTGAACTGACAAGCGAGGAAAAAGCTGCCCTCGATAAATCGGCAGATTCAGTTCGCAAGGTAATGGAAGTTTTAGCGTACTAA
- a CDS encoding MaoC/PaaZ C-terminal domain-containing protein produces the protein MLLGKKRKLGRTIDEISVGEKLTLTEKIEDKDLLLYLGLTNDANPLYIQHDYASQTPYKKPIVPSVMLNGIINSAISKYLPGPGSHVLKQEIEYVKPVYHYGTVQFLFEVTEVNTSSHTVQIKVQGTNEEDQTVINGQLLICPPYKPQPMDGNALDNF, from the coding sequence ATGCTGCTTGGAAAGAAAAGAAAACTGGGAAGAACCATTGATGAAATTTCTGTTGGTGAAAAACTGACGCTTACAGAAAAAATAGAAGATAAGGACCTATTGCTGTACCTGGGCTTAACGAACGATGCAAACCCTTTATATATCCAGCATGACTATGCCTCACAAACACCTTATAAAAAGCCGATTGTGCCAAGTGTTATGCTGAATGGCATCATTAACTCTGCCATATCAAAATATTTGCCGGGGCCAGGAAGCCATGTTTTAAAGCAGGAGATCGAGTATGTGAAGCCTGTCTATCATTATGGCACCGTTCAATTTTTATTCGAGGTAACAGAAGTGAACACGTCAAGTCACACCGTACAAATTAAGGTACAGGGAACAAATGAAGAGGATCAGACGGTTATTAACGGACAGCTCCTTATATGCCCGCCATACAAGCCTCAGCCAATGGATGGGAATGCTCTGGATAATTTCTGA
- a CDS encoding response regulator transcription factor, producing the protein MDKKILVVDDEQSIVTLLQYNLQQAGYEVITAMDGQEGKDLAISEKPDLIVLDLMLPKLDGIEVCKQLRQQKIATPILMLTAKDDEFDKVLGLELGADDYMTKPFSPREVVARVKAILRRTQFVPEAAEEKTEDGDSLRIGGLKIFPQHYEAYFEDELLELTPKEFELLLYLAKNKSRVLTRDQLLSAVWNYDFAGDTRIVDVHISHLREKIETNTKKPVYIKTIRGLGYKLEEPKGE; encoded by the coding sequence ATGGATAAGAAAATTCTAGTTGTAGATGACGAACAATCTATCGTAACTTTACTTCAATATAACCTGCAGCAGGCGGGCTATGAAGTGATCACAGCCATGGATGGCCAGGAGGGAAAAGATTTGGCCATTTCTGAAAAGCCGGATCTAATTGTACTTGATCTTATGCTTCCAAAGCTTGATGGAATTGAAGTATGCAAACAGCTTAGACAGCAGAAAATTGCGACACCTATTTTAATGCTGACTGCCAAGGATGATGAATTTGATAAGGTCCTTGGCCTTGAACTGGGTGCGGATGATTACATGACAAAGCCTTTCAGCCCCCGGGAAGTGGTTGCCAGAGTTAAAGCCATCTTAAGGAGAACTCAATTTGTTCCTGAGGCTGCTGAGGAGAAAACAGAAGATGGCGATTCTTTGCGGATTGGCGGCCTGAAGATATTTCCGCAGCATTATGAAGCTTATTTTGAAGATGAACTCCTTGAATTAACTCCGAAGGAATTTGAATTGCTATTATATCTTGCCAAGAATAAGAGCCGTGTTCTTACAAGGGATCAGCTTCTTAGCGCAGTTTGGAATTATGATTTTGCGGGAGACACAAGAATCGTTGATGTACATATTAGCCATTTAAGAGAGAAGATTGAAACCAACACTAAAAAACCTGTATATATAAAGACCATTCGCGGACTGGGCTACAAATTGGAGGAGCCTAAAGGAGAATGA
- the pnpS gene encoding two-component system histidine kinase PnpS has product MNTFRTRLLFALLTLILVVLIALGLLLGQLFKSYYLQTFDARLQKESELVSSYVEGNGGIGSLSIDKINEFGDILDLRVTVTDGQGRILLDSSVKSETTQSRHQEIILEVLKKESANESGLEVAGGFNLHYYWQPVIINGEKDGYIFLSTKMAEFQKAYQQIWWILTISLGLSLFVIILLGSRITARYTKPIESATKVAIELTKGNYRARTYEDQEDETGMLSKSINVLARNLQEMVKSQEMQQDRLGALIENMGSGLILIDSRGYINLMNRPYKEVFNVNPSEYLYKLYYEVIEHKGITEMVEEIFMTEQKVKKQLIIPVNIERRYFEVYGVPIIGTNDEWKGILLVFHDITELKKLEQMRKDFVANVSHELKTPITSIKGFSETLLDGAMEDKQALNDFLSIILKESDRLQSLIQDLLDLSKIEKQGFSLSIQQLDLTDVLEDVMAIMKGKAAEKEIVFKYQRDEKPVYIEGDIHRLKQVFINIISNAISYTPNQGVIYISAAKTGSTVLTEIRDTGIGIEASEIPRIFERFYRVDKARSRNSGGTGLGLAIVKHLVEAHKGSISVKSEVGKGTSFIIELPKMNNEKNG; this is encoded by the coding sequence ATGAACACGTTTCGCACCCGCCTGCTATTCGCATTGCTCACTTTAATTCTGGTTGTTTTAATTGCGTTGGGCCTTCTTTTAGGCCAGCTTTTTAAAAGCTATTATTTACAAACATTTGATGCACGTCTGCAAAAAGAGTCTGAACTGGTATCGAGCTATGTTGAGGGCAACGGGGGCATTGGATCCCTAAGTATTGACAAAATCAATGAGTTCGGGGACATTCTTGATTTGCGTGTAACAGTTACGGATGGCCAGGGCAGAATACTATTGGACAGCAGCGTTAAAAGTGAGACAACACAAAGCAGGCATCAGGAAATTATATTAGAAGTACTAAAAAAGGAATCTGCAAATGAATCAGGATTGGAAGTGGCCGGAGGGTTTAACCTGCACTATTATTGGCAGCCTGTCATAATAAATGGCGAGAAGGACGGCTATATCTTCTTAAGCACAAAGATGGCTGAATTCCAAAAGGCTTACCAGCAGATTTGGTGGATTTTGACTATCAGCCTGGGGCTTTCTTTATTTGTGATTATTCTGCTTGGATCAAGAATTACCGCACGGTATACAAAACCTATCGAGTCAGCTACAAAGGTTGCAATTGAACTTACAAAGGGAAACTACCGTGCAAGAACATATGAAGACCAGGAAGACGAAACAGGTATGCTTAGTAAGTCTATCAATGTATTGGCGAGGAATCTTCAGGAAATGGTGAAGTCCCAGGAAATGCAGCAGGACCGGCTTGGGGCTCTCATTGAAAACATGGGAAGCGGCCTGATTCTTATTGACAGCAGAGGCTATATTAATTTAATGAACCGGCCATATAAAGAGGTTTTCAATGTAAATCCTTCCGAATATCTTTATAAACTCTATTATGAAGTGATTGAGCACAAAGGTATTACCGAAATGGTCGAAGAAATTTTCATGACTGAGCAGAAAGTAAAAAAACAGCTTATTATTCCCGTCAATATCGAAAGACGTTACTTTGAAGTATATGGAGTCCCGATTATTGGCACGAATGATGAATGGAAAGGGATTTTACTTGTTTTTCATGATATTACAGAACTGAAAAAGCTTGAGCAGATGAGGAAGGATTTTGTAGCAAACGTTTCCCATGAATTGAAAACACCTATAACTTCGATAAAGGGTTTTTCGGAAACTCTTTTGGATGGTGCGATGGAAGACAAACAGGCTTTAAATGATTTCCTCAGTATCATTTTGAAGGAGAGTGACCGGCTTCAATCTCTTATTCAGGATTTGCTGGATCTATCGAAAATCGAAAAGCAAGGATTCAGCCTTTCCATTCAGCAGCTGGACCTGACTGATGTACTCGAAGATGTGATGGCCATTATGAAAGGGAAAGCAGCAGAAAAGGAAATTGTTTTTAAATATCAGAGAGATGAAAAGCCGGTATATATCGAAGGTGATATTCACCGGCTTAAGCAGGTGTTTATAAATATCATATCCAATGCAATTTCTTATACGCCGAATCAGGGAGTCATCTATATTTCAGCAGCAAAGACCGGCAGCACAGTTTTGACTGAAATAAGGGATACGGGGATTGGAATTGAAGCCAGTGAAATTCCTCGTATTTTTGAACGTTTTTATCGGGTGGATAAAGCTAGAAGCAGGAATTCAGGCGGTACAGGACTGGGCCTTGCCATCGTTAAGCATCTGGTTGAAGCACATAAAGGATCCATCTCAGTAAAAAGTGAGGTCGGCAAAGGTACCTCCTTTATAATTGAACTTCCCAAAATGAATAATGAAAAAAATGGGTGA
- the hflC gene encoding protease modulator HflC, which produces MSDQNVVNINERGGNFQWKSYTKLGLILVLVIAALVILFSNLFIVKEGEYRVIRQFGEVVRIESEPGLTYKIPFIQSVTTLPKYQMTYDVSEAEINTKDKKVMIIDNYAVWKIDDPKKMISNARTLEGAEARMEEFIYSVTRSELGRLNYDEIINDEKSSRGSLNDQITTKVNELLSNDNYGITVTDVRIKRTDLPSENEQSVYTRMISERQSTAQEYLSKGDAQKNIIIAETDRNVREMLAKAQADAETIRAEGEAGAAKVYNEAFSKDPEFYSLYRTLESYKKTINGETVIVLPSDSPYARLLMGYTD; this is translated from the coding sequence ATGAGTGATCAAAATGTGGTAAATATCAATGAACGGGGCGGGAATTTCCAGTGGAAAAGTTATACCAAACTTGGACTCATCCTTGTGCTTGTCATTGCCGCACTCGTAATTCTTTTCAGCAACCTTTTTATTGTAAAGGAAGGGGAGTACAGGGTCATCCGTCAATTTGGAGAGGTAGTCCGGATTGAGAGCGAGCCTGGATTAACATACAAAATACCATTTATCCAAAGTGTTACCACGCTCCCTAAATACCAAATGACTTATGACGTGTCCGAAGCTGAAATCAATACAAAGGACAAAAAGGTTATGATTATTGATAATTATGCAGTATGGAAAATTGATGACCCGAAGAAAATGATCTCAAATGCCAGAACATTGGAGGGAGCGGAGGCCAGAATGGAAGAATTCATCTACTCTGTGACCCGCTCCGAATTGGGCCGGCTGAATTATGATGAAATAATTAATGATGAAAAGTCATCAAGGGGATCATTGAATGATCAAATTACTACTAAAGTGAATGAATTGCTTTCTAATGATAACTATGGAATCACAGTAACAGATGTACGAATTAAACGAACAGATTTACCTTCTGAAAACGAACAGTCCGTGTACACCAGAATGATTTCAGAGCGCCAGTCAACAGCCCAGGAATACTTGTCCAAGGGTGATGCCCAGAAGAATATCATCATTGCTGAAACGGACAGGAATGTCAGGGAAATGCTGGCCAAGGCCCAGGCGGATGCTGAAACGATCCGGGCGGAAGGAGAAGCGGGAGCTGCGAAAGTCTACAACGAAGCCTTCTCAAAGGATCCTGAATTTTATTCCTTGTACCGCACGCTAGAATCATATAAAAAGACCATTAATGGTGAAACTGTAATTGTTCTCCCTTCGGACTCACCATATGCCCGACTGCTGATGGGGTATACGGATTAA
- the ytaF gene encoding sporulation membrane protein YtaF, with the protein MAHTFSLLILAFAVSLDSFSVGLTYGLRKMSIPFKSISIIACCSALTLMAAMTIGHFIEAFLSPALAESFGGVILIFLGAWVLYQFFRPEKIKDVLPHEKTIVNLEIKSLGLVINILKKPMSADFDKSGTITGIEALMLGLALSLDAFGAGIGAAMLGYSPFYLAMTVAVMSSLFVFMGMQVGSLFSKSGWVHKFSFIPGIILIVIGILKI; encoded by the coding sequence ATGGCGCATACATTCTCTCTTTTGATACTTGCTTTTGCTGTCAGTCTTGACAGTTTTAGTGTCGGTTTAACCTATGGCTTAAGGAAAATGAGCATACCATTTAAATCGATCAGTATAATCGCTTGCTGTTCAGCTTTAACATTAATGGCTGCCATGACAATTGGCCATTTTATAGAAGCCTTTTTATCTCCGGCTTTAGCTGAAAGTTTTGGGGGAGTCATACTTATTTTTCTTGGTGCCTGGGTACTTTATCAATTTTTCAGGCCGGAAAAGATTAAGGATGTCCTGCCGCATGAAAAAACGATTGTGAACCTGGAAATCAAATCTCTTGGGCTTGTCATTAATATCCTGAAAAAGCCGATGTCCGCTGATTTTGACAAATCCGGAACCATCACAGGAATTGAAGCACTGATGCTCGGGCTCGCTTTATCCCTTGATGCTTTCGGAGCTGGGATCGGTGCAGCTATGCTTGGGTACTCGCCTTTCTACCTGGCAATGACAGTCGCCGTTATGAGTTCTCTGTTTGTGTTTATGGGAATGCAAGTAGGATCCCTCTTCTCCAAAAGCGGGTGGGTCCATAAGTTCTCATTCATCCCTGGAATTATTTTAATCGTAATCGGGATATTAAAAATCTAG
- the coaE gene encoding dephospho-CoA kinase (Dephospho-CoA kinase (CoaE) performs the final step in coenzyme A biosynthesis.), with protein sequence MSLTVGLTGGIASGKSTVSSLLIEKGYTVIDADIEARLAVEKGEEAYQEIVRHFGERVLLKDGSIDRAELGSIIFHDEKERKALNSIVHPAVRKRMTAKKEQAISRNEQMIILDIPLLFESKLQYMCDKTLLVYADEGIQLQRLMQRNQLSEKEAMARIHSQMPLREKKALADAVIDNNGRIEETEKQLWDILRKWNAI encoded by the coding sequence ATGTCACTGACTGTAGGTTTGACAGGCGGGATTGCAAGCGGGAAAAGCACCGTTTCATCTCTCCTCATCGAAAAAGGATACACTGTAATCGACGCGGATATAGAAGCCAGATTAGCTGTTGAAAAAGGAGAGGAAGCTTATCAGGAAATTGTCCGTCATTTTGGGGAAAGGGTTCTGCTCAAAGACGGTTCAATTGATCGTGCGGAACTGGGCTCCATTATTTTTCATGATGAAAAAGAGCGGAAAGCCTTAAATAGCATTGTACATCCTGCTGTCCGCAAAAGAATGACAGCCAAAAAGGAACAAGCAATCAGCCGTAATGAACAGATGATTATTTTAGATATACCGCTTTTATTTGAAAGTAAATTACAATACATGTGCGACAAAACATTATTAGTTTATGCAGATGAAGGTATACAGCTGCAGAGGCTGATGCAAAGAAATCAGCTTTCCGAGAAAGAAGCAATGGCAAGAATTCATTCCCAAATGCCTTTAAGAGAAAAGAAGGCATTGGCCGATGCTGTAATCGATAATAATGGCAGGATTGAAGAAACAGAGAAACAATTGTGGGATATTTTAAGAAAATGGAATGCTATCTAA
- a CDS encoding glyceraldehyde-3-phosphate dehydrogenase, with protein sequence MKARIAINGFGRIGRMVFRKAILDENLEVVAINASYPAETLAHLIKYDTNHGPFEGSVVPEDNAIVVNGKSVKLVSSRNPEELPWKELNIDIVIEATGKFNSRDKAALHLEAGAKKVILTAPGKNEDVTIVMGVNESALKIEEHDIISNASCTTNCLAPVAKVLDEQFGIENGLMTTVHAYTNDQKNIDNPHKDLRRARACGQSIIPTSTGAAKALSLVLPHLKGKLHGMALRVPTPNVSLVDLVVDLKRDVTLEEVNAAFATASQGSLHGILDITDEPLVSIDFNTNEHSAIIDGLSTMVIGTSKVKVLAWYDNEWGYSCRVVDLTKFVAQELFQASAVKIG encoded by the coding sequence ATGAAGGCGAGAATAGCGATTAACGGTTTTGGAAGAATTGGACGTATGGTTTTTAGAAAAGCCATCCTTGATGAAAATCTTGAAGTGGTTGCCATAAATGCAAGTTATCCAGCTGAAACTTTGGCACACTTAATTAAATATGATACAAACCACGGACCATTCGAAGGAAGTGTTGTTCCTGAAGACAATGCTATTGTGGTGAACGGAAAAAGTGTTAAGCTTGTCAGCAGCCGAAATCCTGAAGAGCTTCCGTGGAAAGAATTGAACATCGATATCGTCATTGAAGCAACAGGAAAGTTCAATTCACGTGATAAAGCAGCTCTTCACCTTGAAGCCGGAGCTAAAAAAGTAATTCTGACTGCTCCTGGAAAAAATGAAGATGTGACTATTGTTATGGGCGTAAATGAAAGCGCATTAAAAATTGAAGAACATGATATTATTTCTAATGCTTCATGTACAACAAACTGTCTTGCACCTGTTGCAAAAGTCCTTGATGAACAATTTGGCATTGAAAACGGACTTATGACAACAGTTCATGCATATACAAACGACCAAAAAAATATTGATAACCCGCATAAGGATTTACGCCGGGCGCGTGCTTGCGGACAGTCCATAATCCCGACTTCCACTGGTGCCGCTAAAGCTTTGTCGCTGGTATTGCCTCACTTAAAGGGCAAATTGCATGGAATGGCACTCCGTGTCCCAACGCCTAACGTTTCATTAGTTGACCTCGTAGTGGACTTAAAGCGCGACGTTACATTAGAAGAAGTGAATGCGGCATTTGCAACTGCTTCACAGGGATCGCTGCACGGTATCCTTGATATTACTGACGAACCATTGGTTTCAATTGATTTCAACACAAATGAACACTCTGCCATCATCGATGGATTATCTACAATGGTAATCGGCACCAGCAAAGTAAAAGTACTTGCATGGTACGATAATGAGTGGGGTTATTCCTGCCGTGTTGTAGACTTAACAAAATTTGTTGCACAGGAACTTTTCCAGGCATCTGCAGTAAAAATTGGATAA
- the speD gene encoding adenosylmethionine decarboxylase — METMGRHVISELWGCDFEKLNDMDFIEQTFVNAALKSGAEIREVAFHKFAPQGVSGVVIISESHLTIHSFPEHGYASIDVYTCGDLDPNIAADFIAESLGAQTRENIEIPRGMGPVQVKQAQVL; from the coding sequence ATGGAAACTATGGGTCGTCACGTAATCTCAGAACTTTGGGGATGCGATTTTGAAAAGTTAAATGATATGGATTTTATTGAGCAGACATTCGTAAATGCTGCATTAAAATCTGGTGCTGAAATTCGCGAGGTTGCATTTCATAAATTTGCACCACAGGGTGTAAGCGGAGTGGTTATCATCTCTGAATCTCATTTAACTATTCACAGCTTCCCGGAGCATGGCTATGCCAGCATTGATGTGTATACGTGTGGAGATCTTGACCCTAACATCGCTGCAGACTTTATTGCAGAATCGTTAGGAGCTCAAACGCGTGAGAATATCGAAATTCCTCGCGGTATGGGTCCAGTTCAAGTTAAACAAGCTCAAGTACTTTAA
- the nrdR gene encoding transcriptional regulator NrdR, translating to MRCPSCQNNNTRVLDSRPVDDSRSIRRRRECEKCGYRFTTFEKVEEIPLIVVKKEGTREEFSREKILRGLIKACEKRPVALKDLEDITFEVEKELRSNGVSEIKSDEIGEMVMDRLANVDDVAYVRFASVYRQFKDINVFIDELKELIKKEHS from the coding sequence ATGAGATGCCCTTCATGCCAAAACAATAATACCCGTGTTCTCGATTCCCGTCCTGTTGATGACAGCAGATCCATTCGGCGCAGAAGGGAATGCGAGAAATGCGGGTACCGGTTTACGACTTTTGAAAAAGTGGAAGAAATTCCTTTAATTGTTGTGAAAAAAGAAGGCACCAGAGAGGAATTCAGCCGGGAAAAAATACTTAGAGGCCTTATTAAGGCATGTGAAAAGAGGCCGGTTGCCCTAAAGGACCTGGAGGACATTACTTTTGAAGTGGAAAAAGAGCTCCGCAGCAACGGTGTCTCTGAAATAAAAAGTGATGAAATTGGCGAAATGGTCATGGACAGGCTCGCAAATGTGGATGATGTGGCATATGTTCGTTTCGCATCGGTTTACAGGCAATTTAAAGATATCAATGTTTTTATTGATGAACTCAAAGAATTAATCAAAAAAGAACACTCTTAA